GGAAGGCACCGGGTACCTGTGCGGCCTCAAGGACCGTCATGGCCATCTTCGTGACCGGCTTGGCGATGGAAGCGATGTCCACGGCCTGGAAGTCCTCCTTATGAAGCTTCGCCACCGGGGCCTGACCGGTGATGCACAGGATGGGGATGGAGTCTGCCCACGCCGAGTACAGGCCGGTGATCATGTCGGTGCCGGCTGGGCCGGACGTTCCGATGCAGATACCGATGTTGCCGGCTTTGGCTCGGGTGAATCCCTCCGCCATGTGGGAGGCGCCCTCGACGTGGCGGGCCAGGACGTGACGGATTCCTCCGTGTGCACGCATCGCCGAGTAGAAGGGGTTGATGGCTGCTCCGGGAAGACCGAAGGCCTGGGTTGCGCCTTCCTTCTCCAGGATGAGAACTGCTGCGTCTGCTGCACGCATCTGTGGCATGGGGTGTTCCTAACGCGAGGAGGGGTCGGTGGGTGCGATGCCGGAGAGCTGCTCTACGAGGAGCAGGAGTGCGGAGTGGTCCAGGGACCCGTGTCCCTGGGCCCGCAGTGAGCCCATGAGCTGGGCGGTGTGGGCTCCAAGAGGAATGGCGACGCCTGCTTCGCGTGCTGCTGCGACGACGATCCCGAGGTCCTTGTGGTGCAGATCGACGCGGAAACCCGGTTCGAAGGTGCGCGCGAGCATCCCTTCGGCCTTCCGGTCCAGAATGCGGTTTCCGGCAAGACCACCGGCAAGGACCTTCACCGCGGCGGCGGTGTCGACCCTGTGGGCCTCCAGGAAGACCAGCGCCTCGGCAACGAGCTGGATCGTTCCGGCCACGATGAGTTGATTGGCGGCCTTGACTGTCTGTCCGGAGCCCGCGGGACCTACGTGGACGATGGTCTTTCCCACGGCTTCGAGGATCGGCAGCGCTGCGGCGAAGTCGCCCTCGGCGCCGCCGACCATGATCGACAGGGTTGCCTCGATGGCGCCCTGCTCGCCGCCGGAAACCGGAGCGTCAAGAGCCTTCAGGCCGGATTCTTCGGCTGCCGCCGCCAGGCGGGTGCTGACATCGGGCCGGATGGTGCTGGCGTCGATCCAGTAGGCCCCCTGCTGTGCGTGGGCGAGGACACCGTCTTCGCCCGTGAGGACTGCCTCGACATCAGGTGAGTCCGGCACCATCGTGATGATGAACTCGGCGTTGCGGACGGCATCGGCGACACTCGAGGCACCCCGGCCGCCGGCTTCGACGAGCTGGTCGGTCTTGTCCTGGCTTCGGTTGTAGCCGATGACGTCGTGGCCGGCTTTCACGAGGTTGACCGCCATGGGCAGCCCCATGATACCGAGGCCGATGATTGCTACTGTGCTCATGTTCCTAGTCCTTTGATTCGAGGCTGTGGTTGCGCTGCGTCTATGCCCGGCGTTCGCGGATCAGCCAGGAGAAGGCCGACCCGGCGGGGGCCTTGTATTCGAGGCCGACGAATCCCGTATAGCCGCCGGCCCGGGCGCTATCGACCCAGGTACCCAGTGGCAGCGCGCCGCTGCCGGGAGCCCCGCGACCGGGGGCATCAGCAATCTGGACGTGGCCGAACGATGCGGCGTGCGTGCGGATCAGCTCGGCGACATCGTCGCCGTTGACCGACAGGTGGTAGAAGTCGGCGAGGAGAGCGATATTGGATGCTCCTTCAGCCTGTACCTTCCCGATGATGTCCAGGGCCTGTCGCGCGGTCCGGACCGGGTAGTGCTCGGCGCCGCTCACGGGTTCGAGCAGGACCGTCCCACCGATGCGGGCGACAGCCCGCGCGGCGAGGACAAGGTTCTCGATGGCGATGGCGTCCTGCTCCTCAGGCGTCGATTCCGAGGTGCGGTTGCCGTAGAGCGCGTTGAATGCCGTGCAGCCGAGGCGCTCACCGATACCCGCGGCAACCTCCAGGTTGTCGCGGAACTCCTTGCTACGGGCAGGCAGGGAGACCAGCCCGCGCTCCCCCTCCGGCATGTTCCCGGCGTTGAAGTTCAACCCGGAAAGCTGCACGCCGGCGTCAGTGATGGAGCGCTCGAAGGCTGTGACCTCGGCGTCGGAGGGAACCGATGACTGGAACGGCCACCAGAACTCGACGAAATCGAATCCGGCGGCTTTCGCGGCCGCCGGGCGCTCGAGCAGCGGCAGCTCCGTCAGGAGGATCGAACAGTTCACTGTGTATGCCATGGCTGGTCCTTGACGCTGGTAGAGGGCTCGAACCACACTTCGGGTATTCCGCTGTGTGAAATTTAACTTTCTTATGTTGGAACTGTAGGCGGGTTTTTCGTGAAGTGTCAAGCGTCACGCTTCCCGCGGGTCGACGCACGCGGCTCGGGAGGGGCAGGGCCGTGGAGGCGCCCGGTGGGACGTGCCGGGGGTGGTCGGGAAAGTGGAACAGCTCCGCCCCCAGGCCTTCGACACACCTGGGGGCGGAGCTGGTCCTGTGGGGGCTGGACTACAGGGTGATCTGGCGGTTCACGTCCTTGTACAGCAGGTAGCGGAAGTTGGAGGGCCCACCGGCGTAGCAGGCCTGGGGGCAGAACGCCCGTAGGGACATGTAGTCGCCCTCCTGCACTTCGACCCAGTCCTCGTTCAGGCGATACACGGCCTTGCCTTCCAGGACATACAGCCCGTGTTCCATGACGTGGGTCTCTGCGAAGGGGATGGACGCACCGGGCTCGAAGGTGACGACGTTGATGTGCATGTCATAGGCGAGGTCATCGACGGGAAGCATGCGGGTGGTGCGCCACTTGTTGTTCGTATCCGGCATCGCACCGGGCGTGAGGTCCTGCTCGTTGCCGGTGACGGCCTTCGCCGTATAGCCCTCGAGGGGCTCGTACCGCTTGCGGATCCACTGGAATTTAGCCAACCCGCCGGCCTCGTTGGCGGTGGACCACTCCGAGCCCGCCGGCAGGTACGCAAAGCCGCCAGGCGTCAGAGAGTGGCTTTCTCCTTCGATGCGCACCGTCAGAGCACCTTCGAGGAGGAAGATGAATGACTCGACCTCCTTCTGCGGTTCCGGGTTGCCTGACCCGCCACCGGGGCTTACCTCCATCAGGTACTGGGCGAAAGTTGTCGCACCGCCTGCAACCGGACGGTTGAGGACCCACGCCCGGGTCCCGTTCCATTCCGGCAGCACGCTGGTGACGATGTCGCGGAGGACTCCGCGAGGAATCACCGTGTACGCCTCGGTGACGATGGCGCGGTCGCTCAGCAGATCGGTCTGCGGCGGGAGTGCGCTCTGCGGAGCGTAGTAGGAGGTGTCAGTCATTGGTGCCCCTTCGGGTGAGATGTTGTTTCGGATAGGCGAGGGCCTTGAGCTCGGCAATGGATACGCCACTGTGCGTTTCGATCTCCTGTGAGCTCAACGCCCCGCAGGCGAAGCCCCGGTCGATGAAACGTGCCAGCGCGCGTGCGGTCGCGGGCTCATCCATGATGGTGCTCTGAAGCTGATGGACGTAGTTCTTCAGCCGCGTCGCCGCCTGGTCGAACCCTTCCAGATAGAACAGGTAGGTTGCGGCGAACCGGGAGGGCAACTGCGCGGGGTGCAGGTCCCACCCCTGGTAATAGCCGCGCTCCAGGGACCGTCGGACAAGACGCCCGTGCAGCGCCCACGCGGCATCCACGTTGTCCTCGGATCCGAGCGGAAGCACGTTGGTGGACCCGTCGGAGAGACGGACGCCGGTTCCTGCGACGGCCACCTGCATGACCTGCTTCGCGAAGTCGGCCGCCGGGTGCTCCATCGACTGGTACGCGGCGGCGATCTCCAGGGACGCACTGTAGTCATACGTCCCGTAATGCAGGGCCGTGACCCGCTTGTCGCTGCGGTGCAGGAGATGGGCGACAGGGATGGTGCCGTCCGCCCCCATGATCAGCTGGGGGGTCTCCATCTGCACTTCGAACCGAAGACGGCCCGGCTCCAAACCATGTGCCCGTTCGAGCTCCTCGCACGCATACACCATTGCCTGGACCTGAGCGGTGGTGCTGACCTTCGG
This genomic interval from Arthrobacter agilis contains the following:
- a CDS encoding hydroxypyruvate isomerase family protein encodes the protein MAYTVNCSILLTELPLLERPAAAKAAGFDFVEFWWPFQSSVPSDAEVTAFERSITDAGVQLSGLNFNAGNMPEGERGLVSLPARSKEFRDNLEVAAGIGERLGCTAFNALYGNRTSESTPEEQDAIAIENLVLAARAVARIGGTVLLEPVSGAEHYPVRTARQALDIIGKVQAEGASNIALLADFYHLSVNGDDVAELIRTHAASFGHVQIADAPGRGAPGSGALPLGTWVDSARAGGYTGFVGLEYKAPAGSAFSWLIRERRA
- a CDS encoding bifunctional allantoicase/(S)-ureidoglycine aminohydrolase; its protein translation is MTDTSYYAPQSALPPQTDLLSDRAIVTEAYTVIPRGVLRDIVTSVLPEWNGTRAWVLNRPVAGGATTFAQYLMEVSPGGGSGNPEPQKEVESFIFLLEGALTVRIEGESHSLTPGGFAYLPAGSEWSTANEAGGLAKFQWIRKRYEPLEGYTAKAVTGNEQDLTPGAMPDTNNKWRTTRMLPVDDLAYDMHINVVTFEPGASIPFAETHVMEHGLYVLEGKAVYRLNEDWVEVQEGDYMSLRAFCPQACYAGGPSNFRYLLYKDVNRQITL
- a CDS encoding DUF6986 family protein, with protein sequence MTVVRSRLSDAVHAHIDDTLAATDRSLEHDYPGDSGSRQPIHTVYLPADRFDTSTLTAWGAQALEAVGTRGMNHVCELVGAPEGLRRQIADKVNVKLLAEPIEDLRLDFEDGYGPRGDDEEDFHAAQAAQRVSDAVSAQKCSDFVGIRFKSFEQDTRARGLRTLDVFVSELLAHGALPAGLVLTLPKVSTTAQVQAMVYACEELERAHGLEPGRLRFEVQMETPQLIMGADGTIPVAHLLHRSDKRVTALHYGTYDYSASLEIAAAYQSMEHPAADFAKQVMQVAVAGTGVRLSDGSTNVLPLGSEDNVDAAWALHGRLVRRSLERGYYQGWDLHPAQLPSRFAATYLFYLEGFDQAATRLKNYVHQLQSTIMDEPATARALARFIDRGFACGALSSQEIETHSGVSIAELKALAYPKQHLTRRGTND